The genomic segment CGACTTCATCATTAATTGGAACGCCTGAAAGGAGCCTGACAACATTGCTGCAAGGTTCGCGGCAGCGGCAGGGCAAAACTTCACGTAGTTGCGCTTCAGCCAAACCAAAGGGTTGAGAAGATATCGTACGACTATTAGTCTCGGCGACAGATTGAGGTTCGTGGTCAGCTGAGGTGCCACTAAAAATGTCAACTAGACCAGCACATGAACCAAGCCTAAGGATCTGAGTGGTTGTTCTCAACCCTTATTGCCTCCTAGCAAGCAACCCAGCCCATTCAACTGTATAAAGGAACACCGATATCCAAAAAAAGTGTTGATTAGGCGTGCAATAAATCCAATTCGCGAATAAACATATTGCAACAGAAAAAGGCGATTGCAATCGCCTTTTTCTGCCTTATTTCTGTTAGTTGCCCAGGGCAAACCTATATCCAGTCAGACTTTCAAAAACAGGCATTTACACTTAGAACGGCCGACTTGTCTTGCTCAAAAGATGCCAACCAAAACTGCTGAAGTAAAAGCACCGATCATCAATATTGCAGCGCCCCAAAGTAGCACCCAGGGCTCGCGGTTGACCGATTCAAGATATTGATTGACTTTCGCGTCCTTCTCCTCAGGATGCCAAACCATTGGCTTCATAGCACTTTACTCCATAAACTATGTACTCCATATTATCCTATCTAACCATTCGACTATTAGAACGCATCTAGCAAAAGCGAAAACAAATCTTCATCGTCAAATTAAAGATTATTAATGAAGAGGTGGCTATCGAATAAAGCTCCTGCGAGCAAGAAGAATGCATTCAAATCCACACAATGACTCTACACTTGGCGCGATCGAACCTGAAACTCAATCACTGGAATCACTCTCGGCAGATTGAGTGCTTCGATCCCATACATGCAGACCCCAAGTATAGAAATGTAAAGTTCAACCGATACTTGTGTAACGAACTCGCATTGCTCCTTAATTGCAGCTCTGTTCGGTTGGCGGAGACAAGAAAAACATAATTACCTAGATATAGCCCACTTTAGGTAAATAGCCTTGGTTCTAGGCTTGCTCTAGTTCGCGACAAGACTTTTCTCTCGGTTGTGCTTGCTTAATAAGGCTCTCGATTGAATCTCACCTTCCTTGGGGGCGAGTCCATGAGCCCATCCATTCGGTTTTTGGATTGCACTCATACAATGATTTTTGATGAAGCTCGTGATTTCGCTTTTGGACACAAGCGATCGCTGTTGCTTGAGGCGACCCTGTTTCGAGAGTTGAAAGAGTCGTTGTTCCAAAACGAAAACATCTATGGTCTATAAGGAGAAATATACTGCTTGTAGAGATCGCTCGGAGCGTTCTAAATATTGCTGCTGTGCGATGATGAAATTCAGGTCTTCTCCTAAGATTTTTTTTGCTCAAATGTTCGAGCCACCGAGGCTTGAGCCTAAAGGAGCGCTTAAAATGATTGCCATAGAGGCGGACTAAAATACGACTTTCCCCGTAACAAACCGGAGGTGTTATCAGAGCCAGCCACTCAAATAGACCGAACTCGGGCTTGGAGAAATTGTAATGAACTAGGTGTGGAGCAATAATGTCGCATTGCACACTTGCTGATTGGAGGGCATTTTCATTACGAAACCGGTCTTGAAACCAGTTAACGGATATAAAGGAAACCTCCATTGCTAGGGATTTGGCATCCTCTGGTAAAAAGCCATACTCTTTCCGATTGTGGCTGAAATTGAGGTGGGCCGTATCGAGCAGATTCTCGACCAAAAATGTGTGGTCGAAGGGCAAGTTAGTAGCGGTACCGACCACAAACAAATCAAAGCGTTCGATATCTTCAATCGTTAGCAAACAGGACCGGTCTGCTGTTTCTGCTTCTCCCGGCTAGATTCAAATAAAGTTTTGAATATCAAATACGGGAAAAGACTTAGCGCGAGCGCGCGCTGGTATGGTAGCTGTCTCCTGCAGTTGAGGAATGTGCAAGCATTCCACGGCTCCACCGATAATTTGGCCGTTGGAAAGTTTTGCAGCACGATGGGGGCACCAATCTTCCTAGGAAAAAATGGCTCCCCCGCAGCATTTTCAAAGAAAACGAATGCTTCTCTGTAAATCGAAACAAAATAGGGCTGTTCTGCCTGAAAGTCCACCGCAAACGCGACTGGATACCAACTTTGACGCCAGTTAAACTGTTCTTCACTTTGCAGGTCGTGTGAAGATTTTTCGGTCTAGATTTTTTCTAGCAAGGCGATCGCAGACCGGCAGTGTGACCGAACTAATTATCTCGGCGAGACAGAATGTATTTATGTAGCTTGCAATAGCTGCATGGCATCCGGCAGCAACGTCGATGTAGAGCAACACGAGCCGACCGCGCTATCAGCAGCTACAAGGAGTATTGTCAGATAGTCCGGACGCCCATTGGGAAGCTCCGAGTCGTTGCTTTATCCGATTGTCTTTTCGGTCGCTCGGCGCAGCAGATAGAACGCGTATCCGTAACTATCCCCATATCGGCGGAAAAGATCGATTTCATGCTCGGATTCCGCGATCGCCTCTAGCAAATCCGGGTCGGCATGGGGTTTGAGTTCGGTCATGCGCGCTCGCAGGGGGACGTAAAACTCGTCCCACCACCCATGGGGTGGTAACACGGCAGTGGAGAGCACCTCGAAACCAACTTCAGTGGCAGTCGCGGCGTTTTCCGCCACCGTTGCCATCGTTGGATAGGCAACCTGCCAGAACTGCCGTAGCTCATCTGGCGGCTCGTCGTCGAGCCAAGTGCAGTCGCTGACAACCATCAAGCCACCCGGTTTGAGTAGCGATCGCCAACAACGCAATCCTTCAGCAAATCCGAGGATAAAAATTGCCCCTTCAGACCAGATCAAATCGACACTTGCTGTCGGCCAATCTAAGGCGGCAAAATCGGCGCAGTACGTGCGGACGCGATCGCCGAGTCCTTCACCAGCAGCGCGATCGCTGAGGTCTTGCAGGTACGGTGCGTAGATATCTACGGCTGCGATCGGATTGGCAGGCGCGGCCAACTCGCGAGCCAGCACGAGCGTGGTGCTGCCGCTACCGCAGCCGAGGTCGAGGACGGTCGGGTTGGTGGGCAAGTCCGGTAAGCGCTTTAGCATCGCCTGGGTAAACTCGTCGCCACCCGGTCCTTGGCGGGGCAGATGTTGATGGAGCCGGAAAAGGGCATCAAGCGTTGCGCTCATGGAGTCGAAGTCGTGAGATAGTCTTACAGTTGTCTGACGACGAAGCATGTTGCTAGCGATCGAACCGTTATGGATCGCTGGCAGGTTCGCCTGTCGATAGGGACGGTCCGGAGTTTGCTGAGTAGCTGCATCCACATGGAACGGTCGGCTATTCCATGCCCGCGTTCTCATAAATCCTTGAACCCAAAGAACGCCGATCTCCTAGCTTCGTGAGTTGTAAAGAGCGCTAAAGCAGTTTTTCGAGGCGGCGGCGTACCTCATCGAGGTCTGGCAGCTCTTCATCCCGAGACTCAGGGCGCTCGGTTCGATCGCTGGGCGAACCGTCGGGCGACCACTCGTGTTCGTCAAGGCTCTGCTCCGGCGGCAGGAATAACTCGCCAGTTGGAACGGTTTGGGCATCGTAGCCGGCTGCCGCGCAGAAGTCCTCGATTTCTTCCGAGTCAAATTCCTCCACGCCTGGCATGGGGAAGTCCTGGGCTTCCAGGAGCAGGGCGAAGCGCTCTGCATCGTCCGCATCCTCAAACATCAACACGCAGCGCCGATCGCCAACTTGCAACGCGTGGATGCCTTCATTATCGGTGCGGGGGTTGAACAGCAATATGTATACGCGCATGGTGAGAGCGTGCTAAGGGCTTGCAGTGAGTCGTCGGGTTTCGTCATTGTGCCATTTGGCTGGAGCCGATCGGCAACCGAGCGCTTTTGGCAAGCGGTGCGAAAGAACGTTGAAGTTTGGGACAACCTGCTGCCAAGCATGGCGGCTGTGAAGCAGATAGGAGATCGATTGTATGTCGATTAGGATGCTGGCATCCCGTGGCGCTTCTGGTGCCACTGCCACGCATGGCTCAGGATTAATTTGAGATCGGCGTACTGCGGCTGCCAGCCCAAGATCCCGCGCACTTTCTGGCTGCTTCCCACAAGCACTGGTGGATCGCCAGGTCGACGAGCTCCTTCAATAACATGGATCTCGCGCTCGGTTAAGCGTCGGGCGGTTTCAATGGTTTCTCGAACCGAGAAACCATTGCCGTTGCCCAAGTTGAAGATCTCCGACACACCGCCGTCGAGCAGGTAGTCAACTCCGAGAACGTGCGCGCTCGCTAGGTCGCTGACGTGAATGTAGTCGCGGATGCAGGTGCCGTCTGGCGTATCGTAGTCGGTGCCGTAGATGCTGATGCTGGGGCGCTTGCCAAGCGCGGCGAATAGGATCAGCGGAATCAGATGTGTTTCGGGGGCGTGGTCTTCGCCGGTCAGTCCGTGGGGATCGGCACCGGCAGCATTGAAGTAGCGAAAGATCACGTAGCGCAACCCGTAAGCCGTGGCGAAGTCAGATAAGATACGCTCGACCATCAGCTTGCTAGAACCGTAGGGATTGATCGGCCGCTGCGGGTGAGTTTCAGGAATAGGAATTGCGTCGGGGACGCCATAGGTGGCGCACGTTGAAGAAAACACGAAGCTCTTAACTCCAGCTGCCAACATGGCTTCCAGCAGAGTTAATGTTCCGACTACGTTGTTGCGATAGTACTTAGCAGGTTGGGCGACGGATTCGCCTACGTAGGCAAAGGCGGCGAAGTGCATGACGGCGGCGATGTCGCGCTCGGCAAACAAGCGGTCGAGGAGCGCGCGATCGCTCGTGTCGCCGACAATTAATTCGGCTTTCAAGGCCCGCTCGGCAATATCGCGGTGACCGTAGACTAGGTTGTCGAGGATCGCAACGTCATAGCCTTGGCGTTGCAGGGCTAGCACGGCATGGGAACCGATGTACCCTGCGCCGCCCGTCACGAGAATCGTCGGTTTCGAAGCTGGCATAACCTTCATGAGAATGGCGCTCCCCAATAGCTTAAGCGCCAATGCCTCTTCTGAAACGCTGCGATTAGGGTTCGGCATCCAGGAGCAAACCCCAACCACACTGAATCGGCACAATTCCCCTCAAGCTTGCGAAACGTTAGCTTGCTTGCTCGCGTCCCAGTGCCCAGTGCTTGATGAATACCCTGCTAAGAATGCGCACACCGTCAATAAATCTTGCAAAGTTAGAAAAAAGTTAGCGATCGCTACACTTTTTCGGGTGTCGGGAACGCTATCGTGTATCGGGACTTCAAAACCGGATGCCAAGCCAATGCTCTGCCAGACCTGTCTGCGCCAGACCAGTTGTCTAGCTTTCACTCTCGCAAGGGACAGCGAACTCCTGAGTTCGCGCCTGTCGCGCTTGACTCGCTGCGAACTACACCAACCCCTACCGCTTCCACAGGTCGTTGTTGCCTCAAGAAGTTAAGTTGCGTAAATTCTCTTGAAGTTTAGTCTGTCTTCTCTGTTTTGCTGTTCGAATAGTGCTCTTATAGACCTGCTCATTGTTAGGTTGGGTTTGCACTGGGGTGCGAAAGGTTAGAGGCAGGCTAGG from the Rubidibacter lacunae KORDI 51-2 genome contains:
- a CDS encoding class I SAM-dependent methyltransferase, which gives rise to MDAATQQTPDRPYRQANLPAIHNGSIASNMLRRQTTVRLSHDFDSMSATLDALFRLHQHLPRQGPGGDEFTQAMLKRLPDLPTNPTVLDLGCGSGSTTLVLARELAAPANPIAAVDIYAPYLQDLSDRAAGEGLGDRVRTYCADFAALDWPTASVDLIWSEGAIFILGFAEGLRCWRSLLKPGGLMVVSDCTWLDDEPPDELRQFWQVAYPTMATVAENAATATEVGFEVLSTAVLPPHGWWDEFYVPLRARMTELKPHADPDLLEAIAESEHEIDLFRRYGDSYGYAFYLLRRATEKTIG
- a CDS encoding DUF3110 domain-containing protein encodes the protein MRVYILLFNPRTDNEGIHALQVGDRRCVLMFEDADDAERFALLLEAQDFPMPGVEEFDSEEIEDFCAAAGYDAQTVPTGELFLPPEQSLDEHEWSPDGSPSDRTERPESRDEELPDLDEVRRRLEKLL
- the galE gene encoding UDP-glucose 4-epimerase GalE yields the protein MPASKPTILVTGGAGYIGSHAVLALQRQGYDVAILDNLVYGHRDIAERALKAELIVGDTSDRALLDRLFAERDIAAVMHFAAFAYVGESVAQPAKYYRNNVVGTLTLLEAMLAAGVKSFVFSSTCATYGVPDAIPIPETHPQRPINPYGSSKLMVERILSDFATAYGLRYVIFRYFNAAGADPHGLTGEDHAPETHLIPLILFAALGKRPSISIYGTDYDTPDGTCIRDYIHVSDLASAHVLGVDYLLDGGVSEIFNLGNGNGFSVRETIETARRLTEREIHVIEGARRPGDPPVLVGSSQKVRGILGWQPQYADLKLILSHAWQWHQKRHGMPAS